The Haemophilus parainfluenzae genome window below encodes:
- a CDS encoding sucrose-specific PTS transporter subunit IIBC produces the protein MNFPQIAQQVIDKLGGKDNIATAAHCATRLRIVLNDESKVDKEGIDNIEGVKGQFTVAGQYQIIFGSGTVNKVHAELTKLLGIGDVSKAEVAEAASGNQNLLQRLVKGLADIFVPIIPAIVAGGLLMGIHSMLTAKGFFVDELSVIDMHPGLADLVDFINTIANAPFVFLPVLLGFSATRKFGGNPFLGAALGMLLVHPALADGWNYALTLAQGKIQYWNVFGLEIEKVGYQGTVIPTLVSAWVLATLEKTFRKFVPSYLDNLITPLFSLFIAGFLAFTVIGPIGREAGSLIASGLTWLYDTLGFVGGAIFGAFYAPIVITGMHQTFIAVETQLLAEMTNTGGTFIFPIAAMSNIAQGAACLGVAVALKDPKVRGLAVPSGISALLGITEPAMFGVNLRYRQAFFAAMIGSGLASAFIAFFNVKAIALGAAGFLGIPSIKPNSLAMYSIGMVISFVVAFTLSVIFVKRAQAKA, from the coding sequence ATGAACTTCCCTCAAATCGCCCAACAAGTGATTGATAAACTTGGCGGCAAAGACAACATCGCCACTGCAGCACATTGCGCAACGCGTTTACGTATTGTGTTAAATGATGAAAGCAAAGTGGATAAAGAAGGCATTGATAATATTGAAGGCGTGAAAGGGCAGTTTACTGTCGCCGGTCAATACCAAATCATCTTTGGTTCAGGTACGGTGAATAAAGTCCATGCGGAACTTACCAAATTACTTGGTATCGGTGATGTGAGTAAAGCCGAAGTGGCTGAAGCAGCATCAGGCAATCAGAACTTATTGCAACGTTTGGTGAAAGGCTTAGCGGATATTTTCGTGCCAATTATTCCGGCAATCGTCGCAGGCGGTTTGTTAATGGGTATTCACTCCATGCTTACAGCGAAAGGTTTCTTCGTTGATGAATTAAGCGTGATTGATATGCACCCAGGTCTTGCGGATTTGGTGGACTTCATTAATACCATCGCGAACGCACCATTTGTGTTCTTACCTGTATTACTTGGTTTCTCTGCAACCCGTAAATTTGGTGGTAACCCGTTCTTAGGGGCTGCACTTGGGATGTTGTTAGTTCACCCTGCATTAGCAGACGGTTGGAACTACGCATTAACTCTTGCTCAAGGCAAAATCCAATACTGGAATGTATTCGGTCTTGAAATTGAAAAAGTCGGCTATCAAGGCACGGTTATCCCAACATTAGTTTCTGCTTGGGTATTAGCAACCTTAGAAAAAACCTTCCGTAAGTTTGTACCTTCTTATTTAGATAACCTCATTACTCCATTATTCTCGCTCTTTATTGCGGGCTTCTTAGCATTCACCGTAATTGGTCCAATCGGTCGTGAAGCAGGTTCATTAATTGCATCAGGCTTAACTTGGTTATATGACACCTTAGGTTTCGTGGGCGGCGCGATCTTCGGGGCATTCTATGCACCAATCGTTATCACGGGTATGCACCAAACCTTCATTGCGGTTGAAACACAATTATTAGCTGAAATGACAAATACAGGCGGTACCTTTATTTTCCCAATCGCCGCAATGTCAAATATCGCACAAGGTGCGGCCTGTTTAGGTGTGGCAGTCGCATTAAAAGATCCAAAAGTACGCGGTTTAGCGGTACCATCAGGTATTTCTGCATTATTAGGGATTACTGAACCGGCAATGTTCGGGGTGAACTTACGCTATCGTCAGGCTTTCTTTGCAGCGATGATTGGTTCAGGCTTAGCAAGTGCCTTTATCGCCTTCTTCAATGTAAAAGCCATTGCATTAGGCGCAGCAGGTTTCTTAGGTATTCCATCGATCAAACCGAATAGTCTTGCAATGTACAGCATTGGTATGGTGATTTCATTTGTGGTGGCATTCACGCTTTCAGTCATTTTCGTGAAACGTGCACAAGCAAAAGCATAA
- the secG gene encoding preprotein translocase subunit SecG, translating into MYNILLFVYVLICIALIGFILIQQGKGANAGASFGGGASGTMFGSAGAGNFLTRTSAILATGFFVIALVLGNINSHRGNVQKGSFDDLSQTAEQVQQQQQQQVTPAVENKNNDIPQ; encoded by the coding sequence ATGTACAATATTTTATTATTTGTTTATGTATTAATTTGTATCGCCTTAATCGGCTTTATCCTTATTCAACAAGGTAAAGGCGCGAACGCAGGTGCGTCATTTGGCGGCGGTGCATCAGGTACTATGTTTGGTTCTGCAGGTGCAGGTAACTTTTTAACTCGTACCAGTGCAATCTTAGCAACTGGCTTTTTTGTGATTGCTTTAGTGTTAGGAAACATTAACTCTCACCGTGGTAATGTACAAAAAGGTTCATTTGACGATTTATCTCAAACTGCTGAACAAGTTCAACAACAACAGCAACAACAAGTTACTCCAGCAGTTGAAAACAAAAATAATGACATTCCGCAATAA
- a CDS encoding DNA topoisomerase III: MRLFIAEKPSLGRAIADVLPKPHQRGDGFIKCGNDDVVTWCVGHLLEQAEPDAYDSKFKQWRLEHLPIIPEKWILLPRKEVKKQLSVVEKLIHQADVLVNAGDPDREGQLLVDEVFSYANLSAEKRDGILRCLISDLNPSAVEKSVQKLQPNRHFIPLATSALARARADWLYGINMTRAYTIRGRQAGYDGVLSVGRVQTPVLGLIVRRDLEIEHFQPKDFYEVLAWVKEEKTSENPTALFSALWQPSKACEDYQDEDGRVLSLGLAENVVKRITDQPAEVTEYVDKREKETAPLPYSLSALQIDAAKRFGMSAQSVLDTCQRLYETHRLITYPRSDCRYLPEEHFAERHKVINAISQHCQTYQTLPSVVDSEQRNRCWNDKKVEAHHAIIPTANTRSINLNIDEQRIYELIARQYLLQFCPDAEYRKSKITLSIAGGTFVAQARNLQTAGWKELLGKEDEDENQEPLLPIVKKGQILYCERGEVVSKKTQPPKPFTDATLLSAMTGIARFVQDKELKKILRETDGLGTEATRAGIIELLFKRGFLTKKGRNIHSTETGRILISALPDIATQPDMTAHWEAQLTDISQKQASYQQFMFTLNQMLPDLVRFVDFTALRRLSQISRGLSTPATKRKRAVKKSEDLNAEN, encoded by the coding sequence ATGCGCCTGTTTATTGCCGAGAAACCCAGTCTTGGGCGAGCTATTGCCGATGTATTGCCAAAACCTCATCAACGGGGTGATGGTTTTATTAAATGCGGCAATGATGATGTTGTGACTTGGTGCGTGGGGCATTTGCTCGAACAGGCAGAGCCGGATGCCTACGATTCGAAATTCAAACAATGGCGTTTAGAACATTTACCTATTATTCCTGAAAAGTGGATTCTGTTACCGCGAAAAGAAGTCAAAAAACAACTTTCTGTGGTGGAAAAACTCATTCATCAAGCCGATGTTTTAGTTAATGCAGGCGATCCAGATAGAGAAGGGCAGTTGCTGGTGGATGAAGTGTTTAGTTATGCTAATTTATCAGCAGAAAAACGTGATGGCATTTTGCGTTGTCTGATTAGCGATCTTAACCCAAGTGCGGTGGAAAAATCCGTACAAAAGCTCCAACCGAATCGTCATTTTATTCCATTAGCCACCTCTGCACTGGCGCGCGCTCGTGCGGACTGGCTTTATGGCATTAATATGACTCGCGCTTATACCATTCGCGGTCGCCAAGCCGGTTATGATGGTGTGCTTTCTGTTGGGCGAGTACAAACTCCCGTATTAGGTCTGATTGTTCGCCGTGATTTGGAAATTGAACATTTCCAACCCAAAGATTTCTATGAAGTGTTGGCATGGGTGAAAGAAGAAAAAACGTCTGAAAATCCGACCGCACTTTTTTCTGCACTTTGGCAACCGAGCAAGGCTTGTGAAGACTATCAAGATGAAGATGGTCGCGTACTGTCTTTAGGCTTAGCCGAAAATGTAGTGAAACGCATAACAGATCAACCTGCCGAAGTGACCGAATATGTGGATAAGCGAGAAAAAGAAACGGCGCCTTTACCTTATTCGTTGTCAGCATTGCAGATTGATGCGGCAAAACGTTTTGGGATGTCGGCACAGAGCGTGTTGGATACCTGTCAGCGGTTATATGAAACCCATCGTTTGATTACCTATCCACGTTCTGATTGTCGCTATTTGCCGGAAGAGCATTTTGCTGAACGACATAAAGTAATAAATGCTATTTCACAGCATTGTCAGACTTATCAAACCTTGCCATCGGTGGTGGATAGTGAGCAGCGTAATCGTTGCTGGAATGATAAAAAAGTGGAAGCGCACCATGCGATTATTCCGACGGCTAACACACGCTCGATCAATTTAAATATTGATGAGCAACGTATTTATGAATTGATTGCGCGTCAGTATTTATTGCAGTTCTGTCCAGACGCGGAATACCGTAAAAGTAAAATTACCTTAAGTATTGCAGGCGGTACTTTTGTTGCACAAGCACGCAACTTGCAAACTGCGGGTTGGAAAGAGTTGCTTGGCAAAGAAGACGAAGATGAAAATCAAGAGCCGCTATTGCCGATCGTGAAGAAAGGGCAGATCCTGTATTGCGAACGAGGCGAAGTGGTGAGCAAAAAAACACAACCGCCAAAACCATTTACCGATGCGACGTTGCTTTCCGCAATGACGGGGATTGCGCGTTTTGTGCAAGATAAAGAATTGAAAAAAATTCTGCGTGAAACGGATGGGCTTGGCACAGAGGCCACCCGTGCAGGTATTATTGAATTGCTGTTTAAACGCGGTTTTTTGACCAAAAAAGGGCGGAATATTCACAGCACAGAAACGGGACGAATTCTCATTTCAGCTTTGCCGGATATTGCCACACAGCCTGATATGACGGCACATTGGGAAGCGCAGTTAACGGATATCAGCCAAAAACAGGCGAGTTATCAGCAATTTATGTTTACACTCAATCAAATGCTGCCGGATTTAGTGCGTTTTGTTGATTTCACTGCATTACGTCGTTTAAGTCAGATTTCAAGAGGTTTAAGCACACCAGCAACAAAACGAAAAAGAGCGGTCAAAAAATCGGAAGATTTAAACGCTGAAAATTGA
- the recR gene encoding recombination mediator RecR has product MQSSPLLEHLIENLRCLPGVGPKSAQRMAYHLLQRNRSGGMNLARALTEAMSKIGHCSQCRDFTEEETCNICNNPRRQNSGLLCVVEMPADIQAIEQTGQFSGRYFVLMGHLSPLDGIGPKEIGLDLLQKRLVEESFHEVILATNPTVEGDATANYIAEICHQHNIKVSRIAHGIPVGGELETVDGTTLTHSFLGRRQID; this is encoded by the coding sequence ATGCAAAGCAGTCCACTTTTAGAACATCTTATTGAAAACCTTCGTTGCTTGCCGGGCGTAGGCCCGAAATCAGCGCAGCGCATGGCTTATCATCTTTTACAGCGCAATCGTAGCGGTGGGATGAATTTAGCACGTGCATTAACGGAAGCGATGTCTAAAATTGGGCATTGTTCGCAGTGTCGCGATTTTACCGAAGAGGAAACGTGCAATATTTGTAACAATCCTCGTCGTCAAAATTCAGGTTTGCTTTGCGTGGTGGAAATGCCGGCGGATATTCAAGCCATTGAGCAAACAGGCCAATTTTCTGGGCGTTATTTTGTCTTAATGGGGCACTTATCGCCTTTAGATGGTATTGGTCCAAAAGAGATAGGTTTAGATTTATTGCAAAAACGTCTGGTTGAAGAATCCTTCCATGAAGTGATTTTAGCGACCAATCCAACGGTGGAAGGCGATGCCACAGCCAATTATATTGCTGAAATTTGCCATCAACATAATATTAAAGTAAGCCGTATTGCTCACGGGATCCCTGTCGGTGGGGAATTAGAAACCGTGGATGGCACTACCCTAACCCATTCTTTCTTAGGTCGTCGTCAGATCGACTAA
- a CDS encoding YbaB/EbfC family nucleoid-associated protein — protein MFGKGGLGGLMKQAQQMQEKMQKMQEEIAQLEVTGESGAGLVKITINGAHNCRRIEIDPSLMEDDKEMLEDLIAAAFNDAVRRAEELQKEKMASVTAGMPLPPGMKLPF, from the coding sequence ATGTTTGGAAAAGGCGGTTTAGGCGGTTTGATGAAACAAGCCCAACAAATGCAAGAAAAAATGCAAAAAATGCAGGAAGAAATTGCCCAATTAGAAGTAACAGGCGAAAGCGGTGCGGGTTTAGTAAAAATCACAATTAATGGTGCGCACAACTGCCGTCGTATTGAGATCGATCCTTCTTTAATGGAAGACGACAAAGAAATGTTGGAAGATTTAATCGCTGCCGCATTCAACGATGCTGTCCGTCGTGCAGAAGAATTACAAAAAGAAAAAATGGCTTCTGTGACCGCAGGCATGCCATTACCTCCAGGAATGAAACTTCCATTTTAA
- a CDS encoding metallophosphoesterase, with the protein METRYYFIFSAAIILLQLLIYIFNKTLIWWLNKPLSQKARRTITFTSFLLPNVLVICHFLKLFTAFRLIALALALLLFSAFASIAVGGIHFLFRKSKSITKIDRTLRIAYPILFLSIIALSVYNAYVTRVIHYEITLDKPIKPLRIGMASDLHLGKLFGGKELDKLADIMQQEKVDIILLPGDIMDDNVNAYLAEKMQPHLAKLKAPMGVYATLGNHDLFGDQDRIDQEIRKAGITVLRDETLTLNNELVLIGRNDNLTRNRPSTETLLKQVNTDLPTILLDHRPTDIEKHASLPLDIQVSGHAHKGQVFPASLITKMMYRLDYGHEKIGNPHVFVTSGYGFWGIPMRLGSQSEVIIIDVKGK; encoded by the coding sequence ATGGAAACTCGTTATTACTTTATATTTTCGGCAGCTATTATTTTGTTGCAACTGCTGATTTATATTTTTAATAAAACGCTGATTTGGTGGCTGAACAAACCACTCTCTCAAAAGGCAAGACGAACTATCACTTTTACCAGTTTTTTGCTTCCTAATGTCTTGGTTATTTGCCATTTTTTAAAGCTTTTTACGGCATTTCGACTTATTGCTTTAGCGCTCGCACTATTGCTTTTTTCAGCCTTTGCGAGCATTGCCGTGGGAGGTATTCATTTTCTTTTCCGAAAATCTAAATCCATCACAAAAATTGACCGCACTTTACGCATCGCCTATCCTATTTTGTTTTTAAGCATTATCGCATTAAGTGTGTATAACGCTTATGTGACACGCGTTATTCATTATGAAATCACGCTAGATAAACCCATTAAACCACTGCGAATTGGTATGGCAAGCGATCTTCATTTAGGCAAATTATTCGGTGGAAAAGAATTAGATAAACTGGCTGATATTATGCAGCAGGAAAAGGTTGATATCATTTTATTGCCTGGCGATATTATGGACGATAACGTCAATGCCTATTTAGCCGAAAAAATGCAACCTCATCTGGCAAAACTCAAGGCCCCGATGGGCGTTTATGCCACACTAGGCAATCACGATTTATTTGGAGACCAAGATCGAATTGATCAGGAAATTCGCAAAGCAGGTATCACTGTGTTAAGAGATGAAACATTAACGTTAAATAATGAATTGGTGCTTATTGGACGAAACGATAATCTGACTCGCAATAGACCGAGTACCGAAACATTATTAAAACAAGTGAATACTGACTTACCGACTATTCTCTTGGATCACCGCCCAACAGATATTGAAAAACATGCTTCACTCCCGCTTGATATTCAAGTTTCAGGGCATGCACATAAAGGGCAAGTATTCCCGGCCAGTTTAATCACGAAAATGATGTATCGTCTGGATTATGGTCATGAAAAAATTGGCAATCCACATGTTTTTGTCACTTCTGGTTATGGCTTCTGGGGCATTCCAATGCGATTAGGATCTCAATCGGAAGTAATCATTATCGATGTGAAAGGAAAATAA
- a CDS encoding helix-turn-helix domain-containing protein, protein MGKHYAIEFKLQVLQPILNGKMSIREAARFYNIPSNALVRTWLKRFEKSGIKGLIPRKPSGRPPMKPKYARMPPPPKTEEDRLRLRILQLEAEVAYLKELRRLRLQDEAEQQKLSKG, encoded by the coding sequence ATGGGTAAACACTACGCAATCGAATTTAAATTACAGGTTCTTCAACCTATTTTGAATGGGAAAATGAGTATTAGAGAAGCCGCGCGTTTTTACAATATTCCTTCCAACGCCCTAGTCAGGACATGGTTGAAACGGTTTGAAAAAAGTGGCATAAAAGGACTGATTCCCCGTAAACCATCAGGACGACCGCCAATGAAACCTAAATACGCCAGAATGCCACCGCCCCCCAAAACTGAAGAAGACCGTTTACGCCTGAGAATTTTACAGCTTGAAGCGGAGGTGGCCTACCTAAAGGAGTTGAGAAGGCTCAGACTTCAGGACGAAGCCGAGCAACAGAAATTATCCAAAGGTTAA
- a CDS encoding IS3 family transposase produces MQRLRTRYPLKWLLGFAQLARSTFFAKLQIKPDKDELLKKTIQHIKANHPDYGYRRVHASLPGVNHKKVQRLMQTLGLQVRSRKSKKFTTYRGTIGVIAPNHIERNFSATAPKQKWVTDITEFKAKDGSKVYLSPILELFNNEIVSYNLSYSPNWAQVEDMLMQAVKGLNKACGVILHSDQGWQYQMVAYRRILAEYGIIQSMSRKGNCLDNAAMESFFGRLKTECFYGREFNSREEIVDAVRDYLDYYNHRRIQLKLKGLSPIQYRKQSFK; encoded by the coding sequence ATCCAAAGGTTAAGAACACGCTATCCGTTAAAATGGCTTTTAGGCTTTGCACAGTTAGCGCGTAGTACGTTTTTTGCGAAACTTCAGATTAAACCGGATAAGGATGAGTTGTTGAAAAAGACCATTCAACACATCAAAGCCAATCATCCTGATTATGGCTACCGACGTGTTCATGCCAGCTTGCCAGGCGTGAATCATAAAAAAGTTCAACGTTTAATGCAGACACTTGGGCTTCAAGTGCGGTCAAGAAAAAGCAAGAAATTTACGACCTATCGTGGCACGATAGGGGTGATTGCCCCAAATCATATTGAACGTAATTTTAGCGCAACAGCCCCGAAACAAAAATGGGTGACCGATATCACCGAGTTTAAGGCGAAAGATGGGAGTAAAGTCTATTTATCTCCAATTTTAGAGTTATTTAACAATGAGATAGTCTCCTATAATCTCAGCTATTCCCCAAACTGGGCGCAAGTAGAGGACATGTTAATGCAAGCCGTCAAAGGATTAAATAAAGCTTGTGGTGTCATTTTACATTCAGACCAAGGTTGGCAATATCAAATGGTAGCTTATCGTCGAATCTTGGCTGAATATGGCATTATTCAAAGTATGTCGAGAAAAGGGAATTGCTTGGACAATGCCGCGATGGAAAGTTTCTTTGGGCGATTAAAAACGGAATGTTTTTATGGTCGGGAATTTAACAGTAGAGAAGAGATAGTTGATGCTGTCAGGGATTATTTGGATTACTATAATCATCGACGGATTCAACTAAAATTAAAAGGACTGAGTCCGATACAATACCGAAAACAGTCCTTTAAATAA
- a CDS encoding L-serine ammonia-lyase translates to MISVFDMFKVGVGPSSSHTVGPMKAGKQFIDDLIEQGKFDAVATLHVDVYGSLSMTGLGHNTDIAIIMGLAGYLPHDVDIDLIPTFIEQVKQTKKLSIAQGKKTVNFDWDTNMVFHNSFLSLHENGMTITALDAERNVLYRQTYYSIGGGFIVDEAHFGQEEENSVAVPYPYQYAEDILKHCQENGLMLSTVMMRNELALHDKKEVEAHLHNVWKTMKDCIEHGVNTEGVLPGPLKVVRRAPSLYRLLQANSNRLANDPMHVIDWVNMFALAVNEENAAGGRVVTAPTNGACGIVPAVLSYYEKFVGPLTQDVIERYLLAAGMIGSLYKMNASISGAEVGCQGEVGVACSMAAAGLTEVLGGTPVQVCIAAEIAMEHNLGLTCDPVGGQVQVPCIERNAIASVKAINASRMALRRTTNPRVTLDKVIETMYETGKDMNAKYRETSKGGLAVKVVCS, encoded by the coding sequence ATGATTAGTGTATTTGATATGTTTAAAGTGGGAGTAGGGCCATCCAGCTCGCATACTGTTGGCCCGATGAAAGCAGGTAAGCAGTTTATTGATGATTTAATCGAGCAAGGTAAATTTGATGCCGTTGCAACCTTGCACGTTGATGTATATGGTTCTCTCTCTATGACAGGGCTTGGCCATAATACAGATATTGCGATCATTATGGGATTAGCCGGTTATCTACCACATGATGTAGACATTGATTTAATCCCAACTTTTATCGAACAGGTTAAACAAACCAAAAAACTGTCAATTGCACAGGGTAAGAAAACGGTTAATTTCGACTGGGATACTAATATGGTATTCCATAATTCCTTTTTATCGTTGCATGAAAACGGCATGACCATTACTGCATTAGATGCTGAGCGCAATGTGCTTTACCGTCAGACTTATTATTCTATCGGTGGTGGTTTTATCGTAGATGAAGCGCATTTCGGTCAAGAGGAAGAGAATTCTGTGGCCGTACCGTATCCTTATCAATATGCTGAAGATATTTTGAAACATTGTCAGGAAAATGGCTTAATGCTTTCTACGGTAATGATGAGAAATGAGTTGGCATTACATGATAAAAAAGAGGTTGAAGCGCATTTACATAATGTCTGGAAAACCATGAAGGATTGTATTGAACATGGTGTCAATACAGAAGGTGTGTTACCTGGTCCATTAAAAGTGGTGCGTCGTGCACCTTCACTTTATCGTCTCTTGCAAGCCAATAGTAATCGTCTTGCAAATGATCCGATGCATGTAATCGACTGGGTGAATATGTTTGCCCTTGCCGTAAACGAAGAGAATGCTGCGGGTGGACGAGTTGTGACCGCACCAACAAATGGTGCTTGTGGTATTGTGCCAGCTGTGCTTTCTTATTACGAAAAATTTGTAGGACCGTTAACACAAGACGTGATTGAGCGCTACTTATTAGCAGCAGGTATGATTGGTTCACTTTATAAGATGAATGCGTCTATTTCAGGTGCAGAAGTTGGCTGCCAAGGTGAAGTGGGTGTAGCATGTTCAATGGCTGCGGCTGGTCTAACGGAAGTCCTAGGCGGTACGCCAGTACAAGTGTGCATTGCAGCTGAAATTGCGATGGAACATAATCTTGGCTTAACTTGCGACCCAGTTGGTGGACAAGTACAGGTGCCTTGTATTGAGCGTAACGCGATTGCTTCAGTGAAAGCAATTAATGCCAGCCGTATGGCATTACGCCGTACCACAAATCCTCGTGTAACCTTGGATAAAGTTATCGAAACCATGTATGAAACAGGTAAAGATATGAATGCCAAATATCGAGAAACATCGAAAGGTGGCTTAGCGGTGAAAGTAGTGTGTTCTTAA
- a CDS encoding HAAAP family serine/threonine permease, producing the protein MSTTINKKWNKFDTAWVLNLFGTAVGAGVLFLPINAGMGGFWPLVVMAILVGPMTYFAHRGLAYFVLSSSKPGSDITEVVEEHFGPTAGKLITLLYFFAIFPILLIYGNGITNTVDSFIVNQLGMASPNRVILSFVLIALLISVMLFSEKVMLKITELLVYPLVLILFALSIYLIPQWNASMLYELPTASGFVTTLWLTIPVLVFSFNHSPAISSFTLSQQREYKDFDKTEYHIGHTEKGTSTVLLFFVMFFVFSCVLTLTPAELLEAKAQNISILSYLANKFDNPYISYFGPLVAFLAITSSFFGHYLGAREGLEGLYLKMKGESVNRKKLNYGTAVFFLLTLWGVAIINPSILGLIESLGGPIIAMILFIMPMYAIRNVPAMKRYQGRFSNVFVTVMGLIAISAVVYGLL; encoded by the coding sequence ATGAGCACTACAATTAACAAAAAATGGAATAAATTTGATACCGCTTGGGTATTAAATTTATTTGGTACTGCGGTGGGCGCAGGGGTATTATTTTTACCAATTAATGCAGGGATGGGCGGTTTCTGGCCATTAGTGGTAATGGCTATCTTAGTCGGACCAATGACATATTTTGCGCATCGTGGTTTGGCTTATTTCGTTTTGTCTTCTTCTAAACCGGGCAGTGATATTACCGAAGTGGTAGAAGAACATTTCGGTCCGACTGCAGGGAAATTAATTACCTTATTATATTTCTTTGCGATCTTCCCAATTTTATTGATTTATGGAAACGGGATCACCAATACGGTTGATTCTTTTATCGTCAACCAATTAGGTATGGCTTCACCAAACCGCGTGATTCTTTCTTTTGTATTGATTGCGCTCTTGATTTCGGTAATGTTATTCAGTGAAAAAGTAATGTTAAAAATCACTGAATTACTGGTGTATCCATTGGTATTGATTCTCTTTGCATTATCAATCTATCTCATTCCTCAATGGAATGCATCAATGCTTTATGAGCTTCCTACAGCGAGTGGCTTTGTGACTACATTGTGGTTAACTATCCCAGTATTGGTCTTCTCTTTTAACCATTCTCCGGCAATTTCTTCTTTCACACTTTCTCAACAACGTGAATATAAAGATTTTGATAAAACGGAATATCACATTGGTCATACAGAAAAAGGTACTTCAACCGTATTACTTTTCTTTGTGATGTTCTTTGTGTTTAGCTGCGTATTAACGTTAACACCGGCAGAGTTATTAGAGGCAAAGGCACAAAATATCAGTATCTTGTCTTATCTTGCGAACAAATTTGATAATCCATACATCTCTTATTTTGGTCCGTTAGTAGCGTTCTTGGCAATTACCAGTTCATTCTTTGGCCATTATTTAGGGGCTCGTGAAGGTCTAGAAGGTTTATACCTCAAAATGAAAGGTGAAAGTGTAAATCGTAAAAAATTAAATTACGGTACCGCAGTATTCTTCTTACTCACTTTATGGGGCGTCGCGATCATTAATCCAAGTATTTTAGGTTTGATTGAATCCCTTGGTGGTCCAATCATTGCGATGATCCTTTTCATTATGCCTATGTATGCGATCCGCAATGTTCCTGCAATGAAACGCTATCAAGGTCGTTTTAGCAATGTATTTGTTACAGTTATGGGATTAATTGCTATCTCCGCGGTCGTATATGGATTATTATAA
- the mltC gene encoding membrane-bound lytic murein transglycosylase MltC gives MKKYLLLALLPLLYACSDSPTHRRGINYDEVFSKDTQGLDILTGQFSHNIDRIWGVNELLVASRKDYVKYTDSFYTRSHVSFDEGTIIVETQQDLNRLHNAIVHTLLMGSDAKGIDLFASGDVPISTRPFLLGQVVDNNGQQIANQVIASNFATYLIQNKLQTRRLQNGNTVQFVVISMIANHVEVRAQKYIPLVRKAAERYGIDESLILGIMQTESSFNPYAISYANAIGLMQVVPSTAGRDVFAMKGKGGQPSARYLYDPANNIDAGVSYLWILQNQYLDGITNPTSKRFAMISAYNSGAGAVLRVFDEDKDEAIYKINQMYPEQVYRILTTAHPSSQARNYLLKVDAAQKKFRVRR, from the coding sequence ATGAAAAAGTATTTATTATTGGCGCTACTTCCACTTTTATATGCTTGTAGCGACTCGCCAACCCATCGACGTGGTATTAATTATGACGAAGTGTTTTCAAAAGACACACAAGGCTTAGATATTTTAACAGGTCAATTCTCCCATAATATCGATCGTATTTGGGGGGTAAATGAGCTTTTAGTGGCGAGCCGTAAAGACTACGTGAAATATACAGACTCTTTTTATACGCGTAGTCACGTAAGCTTTGATGAAGGTACGATTATTGTTGAAACTCAACAAGATCTTAATCGCTTACATAATGCGATTGTCCATACTTTATTGATGGGCTCGGATGCGAAAGGCATCGACTTATTCGCTTCTGGTGATGTACCGATCAGTACGCGTCCTTTCTTATTAGGACAGGTGGTGGATAACAATGGTCAGCAAATTGCTAACCAAGTGATTGCAAGTAACTTTGCGACTTATTTAATTCAAAATAAATTACAAACTCGCCGCCTGCAAAATGGTAACACCGTGCAATTTGTGGTGATTTCAATGATTGCAAACCACGTTGAGGTGCGTGCACAAAAATATATTCCATTAGTCCGTAAAGCCGCAGAACGCTATGGCATTGATGAAAGCTTGATTTTAGGTATTATGCAAACAGAATCTAGCTTCAACCCGTATGCGATCAGTTATGCGAATGCAATCGGCTTAATGCAAGTGGTACCAAGCACAGCAGGTCGCGATGTATTTGCGATGAAAGGTAAGGGGGGACAACCATCTGCGCGTTACCTTTATGATCCTGCAAATAACATTGATGCGGGGGTTTCTTACTTATGGATTCTGCAAAATCAATATTTAGATGGTATTACGAATCCTACCTCTAAACGTTTTGCAATGATTTCTGCTTACAACAGTGGTGCAGGTGCAGTATTACGTGTATTCGATGAGGATAAAGATGAGGCGATCTATAAGATCAACCAAATGTATCCTGAACAAGTGTATCGTATTTTAACGACCGCACACCCATCTTCACAAGCAAGAAACTACTTGTTGAAAGTTGATGCGGCGCAGAAGAAATTCCGTGTAAGACGATAA